The Mauremys reevesii isolate NIE-2019 linkage group 3, ASM1616193v1, whole genome shotgun sequence genomic sequence TAACAAACGTTAATTCTTAATTTATAGACAATCCTTCATTCTCTCAACTTAGCACACAGATTTGAGGAAAAAGATAGCCACTCTCTCTCTAAATCAAACAAGCCTTTTCATGTTTGACTATTTATCAAAGCTATCCTTCTGTTCCACTGAAGTGTCCTTTCAAGCATGGACAGTATGATGGAAAATTAATAGAAAAGGGAAACATACATAAAAGAAGTTATGTAAAACATTAAGTGAAAATGGTAGCATCTCTgctaaaaacaaaacaggatTCAAATGATGGTAAAAAAAATCGAGACAGAAGGAGCACAATAGTTGTACCAATAAATTTTTAAGTgacattaaaatgttaaatactaTACATAGTTTCAGCGCATGCCCAGAATTTGCCTGCTTTTTAGTTGATAATTTTTTTCTAGTTCACACAGTGCTTGAGCCCGCAGGTTAGCAGCATAAAGGCGTTTCTTCAGCTCAGAAGATTTCTCTTTTGAGAGAGGATAATTCTCCAAATTATCATTGGATATAGCATTCTCTTTACTTGCACCAAAGTGAACCTTCTTCTTTCTTGTTGAAGAGGGGAGTAGCACTTCATCTTAAAGACAGAAACAGTGAAGAAAAGGGCTTTTGAGTTTTATTGAATGAGTGTTTCTCAATATTAGTTTATTCATTCACATCAGTGCCAGTCACTCCTTTGCAGAGGGGAACCTAATCTGGATCTAAGCTAACATGAGTATTCAACAGAGTAACCTCCAACATGGACAACAGCTTTATTTGAATCAATAGAGGCATATAAATGCTGTTCATATGTAATTCACCCTTTACAGTTTCCAACTAAtgccctccttcctctcccccaaatcTTGCTCATTTAGAGGACAGTTATATAGGATACCAAAGCCCTGTTTAACATGACAGGGCTATAGGTTACTGGAGCTTATAGTAATTTTACTTTCAGAAGACTTAAGGTAGAAAGGGCTGTAGAGACTTGCTTTTGTTTATTAAATAAAGTTTGTTTGAGTCATCTCTTGTCAGAGAGCACACAGGAGGAGGAGACTACCTTTATTTTGTAGAAGAGCAAGGATAGATAGCAGTGATACATTGAGTCAAAATAAAGGTGCAGACTGCTGGATAGTGAAATATGTTTAGGCACCAAGTACAGCACTCAACTATAGCAACTCTTGCTGGGCTTAAGTGCTGCAGTGAAGTATAGGAGAAACAGTTACAGAACCCAGAGGCCTGATCTGTTAAAAAAAGGTACGTACAGACAATGCAATTGACTAGTCCCAATTCAACATCAATGTACGGAGAACACTAACTACAGTTCATGCCAGGACAAGTGACACATGCAATTTCAGAAAAATCACTGAGAGTTTAATCAGTAGCTTCTGAAAAAACAAGGGATTTTTTCCCCTGGTCTAGGTGCAGGTAAGCCATGTGTACCTGTACACAGTTGTCTTTCGGCAATAGCATAGCTTGCAGCCCTACTGAGAACAAGGGCACAGGCTTCACACTTGACCATTTTACACTAGCAGCAGTTTCATTTTAACACAGTGATTCAAGAACTCACTTTcattttgctcagccctgctgccataATAAAATTTTATTAAGTCCCAGCTCTCTGTGCTGTTTTGCAGAAAACTTGTTTGATTCTCAAACCACAGGGGCTGAGAAGCTCTTAGTAAGCAACCTGCCTAAACATGATGATTCTGAAGGGAGCCTCTGCCACTGCAGAAATCTATTGGTAGTAGCAACAATTGAACATAGTCCTGAAAGAAAATACTAGGGGGCTTaacagggggggaaaaaacctactagttaagtgtttttcttaaagttaaAAGAGACCTGGGTGCTAACTTCTAGCTAGGTCTGTTGTACAGCAAGCAAACTTCATATAAGAGGAAGTTAAAAATCATGAAAGATGCAGGGGATAGTTATGCTATAACCTGACAAAATCATAATTTACTAAGTAAGCCTGAATATTACAAAGATGAGGATAGAAGCTTGAGGAAAAAAATGCAGGACCCCTCTTGCAGACCACTTCCACAGTTATGCTAGGGAAGGAAGAACATCAGAAAGCAGTAATATTGCAAGAGGCAGGGGATTAGTAGGCTGACAATTAGACATTGAAACAATGCTATTTTGAGTGATTAAGCAGAAGCAGCATATGACAGCTAGAACCAGGCTTGTAGAAGACTATGCCACTTGCAATGGTAGTGGTGTGGGTATTGGATCAGTGTTTCCTAAATCCCACATGAATACTCTAACAAGTTGACTAGGAGTTTGAGAGAGgtgatcctcctcctgccccttccacacatgcctcccccccaccagctATTTTCTGTAAGCTTGCTTATGGGGACCCGATCTAGAGAGCAAATGAACTGTGCTTAGCTGCTCAGACCCTGCACAGGTGACTTGCTGGAAGAATGCCTGCCTATCTTTTCCTGGTTTGTGTACCACACTGGAGCTGAAGCATCCAGATACCTGGCATGCTGCTGCAGAGCACATGCCCAGAGACAGaacataggcacctagggaacttttactgcaaaaatttaggtgcctacaaaATGAAGAGGGAGATTGGCACGTGTGGGGTGTGTGCGTGCAGGCCACAATAGTGCCTGATTCAGAAattgatttaggtgcctaaattccagCATCTAGGTCTAAATTGTTATGGAAGGTATTGTACCATGTCTGGTTTTTAGATTGTATTTTGCCGCCCCCTGCCAAAATCTCCCACctttggattttaaaaattgctgctCTTTACTCTAAATCACTGAGGTTTCTACCTTGTATAGTTTGACTCCTTCAGTTACAAGTTCAGACTGTTAGAATATCTGAGATATGAATAACCCTTAAGGCcaatgaaaggaaagaaaaaaaaaagtataaatctGCCTTTCCTTTTAAAGCCATCCATGAGATGAAGGCTGAGTAGTCATGAGACATGCCTTATGTTTTATTGAAaactaacattttaaaacttgATCATATTACATAGATCTGATTTCACAATCTGTTCCAAACTGACTGATTTATGTTCTGAAACCTAGAACTAGCTAGAGAAAGTAAATTCATAACTTTCCAGCAATTCATACCGACACCCTCCCCTTCTCATCATTTTTGATGTTGAGGCCAAATAAATATCGACAGCAGCAAACATGATCCCCTTCTAGAGCCGTTTTTCTTCATTCCATGTGACAAAAAAGGGGTCAACTTTCTGTCAAAACCATTATAAGAGTTTCTGTAGTTTGTTTGGTAAGATGGGACTTTTCATGGCATACAGAATGTCAAGGGCATCCTCATGGCTCTGCCAATCTGTGTTTACTAGTTCAAGTGGCTTCCTGTTTATTTTCATACCTGGGCTTTTTGCACCTGCTAATATCCTCTGTTCCTTGAATAGGTTGTAGTTTTTCATCAAGTGTTCAGCCCTGTTATGAAATGAGATAGTTTAAGATTTTGTTTGCTGTAGAAATAATTTAAGTTTAACCTAGGTTACACAGTAATACCTAGCAAGTTTATCTTCTGCCAGTCTCTCACGAACACATAGCTCCCGCTCCCTCTCTGGAAGTAAGCATATGAAGAAAGTTATTAACATTAGATTTCTGGTGTTTTCCAAACAGGAGAGGCTTAGTCCCAAGACATTTTCCTGCAGAAAAGCAGATAGTCACTGAAGTGTCAAGCCCTAAATTTCTGCTTTGGTGCTTTAGGTAGCAAAGTAGTTCATTTGCTGTGTtgagagtcaggtgttctcagcCCATGCACTTCCTGGGATATGGCAGTGACTGGACATGAAGGGGTGCATACCATTCTTCCATCATGGAATCCTCATACTGCTTTAAAATACCAATCATGCCCCGAGAGAGTCTTTGTTTTCTAATCTATCATGCATGGTTGGCTGAAGCTATACTAGTGTTCAGTCCTGCCATTTTGCACATACACTTTATTTAGCTGTGCCACatgcagggcctgattttcaaaatagATGTTCCAATCATGGCACAAGATAAGTTGTACTTGCCATCTTCAGTTGCATGCAGTTAATAAGTTAAGTGTTATCCATTACATAACCCCAATTAGTTAGAGAACTGGGCATATAGCTTCACTGCTAATGAGCTCTATTGACAATTGCTTTTTTGTAACAGTTTTGGATCTTAAACCAATGGACAGTTTCCAAAGTAGcagcccacactcccctttttAAGTTGGGCCATGTCACAGCCTCCAATAATTTTCATAGATTGTAGCTTACGCAAAATTAGTGCGTTAGCTACAGAGTAAGGACCCAAATCTGTTGCCCTGTACTGTGAATAGGCAGTTGCCCTAGTGCAGAGCGAGTAagatgctaccattctgatttggtagcattccACATACTTTACCCTATATGGCTACACATTGTGCAGGATGACAGATTCAGGCCCCACATCCTATAGGTTTTGTTAACCTTTGCTTACTATGAACAGCTTTCTCCATCCCCCACAATCCCAATCCAGGTTTCTACTCCTGGATTAGAGGCTACCAGGTAAAAAgtttaattaaatacaaaaaaaaaaaaggagagaaagtagttttaaaaaatttGACAGGCTGCATCTGCAATCTGGACTACCCCCTCACAGGCTCCTTCAGAGCAGAGTCTAATTTGGACTTCCCCACTCCCCAAATGGAATTTCATACGTTCCAGTTgttgctctctctcttttatggCTCGTTCTCTCTCCTGCAACTGTTGTTCCTTCAGTTTCAGCTCATTTACTGCAGTGCCTGAATGCTGCAGCctttctggctctgttgatcttcGTCCTCTCCTCTCAGAGTTGTTTCTTTGCTCTTCTACCACCAAGTCAGCTATCAAGGGGTTCTGTAGAATTTCTTCAACAGAGGGTCGACAGTAGTCCTTAAAAGAAACAAGCCAGGGAAAGAATGAGACAAATTTAGAACACCAATTCCCACCTTAATGGAGGCAAATCTGTACAAGTTCCATCCTACTTTAAAAATTAAAGATCTGAAATGCTGTAAGTATCAGATTGAAGTATTAGTGAAAATAGCAATCAATTCCTACCTTTAAATTCAGCATCTTTTTAAGAAGTTCATTCAATTGATCTGAATATCGATATGGTATTCGTCTGAACTTCCCTTCCTTTATCTTCTCTGCCAACTCCTTTTGGTTATAAGCTGTAAACGGAGGCCTGAAGAAGAGTAAATTTATTTTCTTAAAGGCTCTTTTCACTGTTTAACTGGAAATGTGTTAAAGGGTTTTCATTGTGTTTGAGGAAAATCTCCATTTACCACTTCAGTCAAGGTTCTTCTAGTGTCTAGAAGAGAGCTTGgctttaacttttaaaatattttgaaaacatgACAACTGTTTGTTGGATTAAGATTTAGTTTAGACACAAACTTTGGTCTCGACTTGTTTATACTTTAGTCACATCATACTATAATTAAAAAGTGTACGTAGTCTCTCAGCATTTATCTTTATACTTACGAGAGTGCACATAGCTCATACAGCAAACATCCTAGAGACCAGATGTCTGATTTTTCATTATACGACATGCGGTTCATTTGTTCCTAAGAGAGAGAAgcctttatttaaaatgtgttatCAGGACAGTTACAGCAATTCATTTACAGTAATGCAGCTGAACCAAGTTCTCCATGAAGGATCAGCTAATATTTGTGCAACCTACTAAATCATCACTGATGAGTTTGCAGTTTAATTCACAATAGCTACTTCAAGCTAGTATATTTCAGAGTATAGAAGATATTACAGCAACAATAACTGAGCTGGAGTAAAGCTTTGTTCAAACCGCATCAGTTTTTTTGATCAGTACAAATGCAAGACATGTATTATATAGGGAAAACAAACTTCATTAGAGTCTGCACATAGAGCACAGAAGCAAAGGAAAAGTACTTTTCCTTATATCTGCCTTACTTCAGAATGAGTGAGCTTTGACATGACCTTGCAGGATTTTCACTCCCAAAGTCTATGCTCTGGAGGACAAGAACCCATGTAGATCAATCATTTGAAGAAGGTAGAGTACCCCACTCCATCACTGCAGCAGCACTGACACTACTGTGCAGATGGGACAAGACAAGAATCACATGAAAGTCAGTGCCAAGATACCAAGGAAGATACTTCAGAAATGTGACTTGCAGGGAGTAGACCTACACAAGATGACAAGGATGGTACTAACAAAGGATACCTCATAAGAAGTCTGTTCTTCCAGGGAGAAGAGCTAGAGCAGTAGTCATGATGGAGATCCTTGAGGGAGCTTCACATCATCAACTGTAGTCAAGAGCTAAGAATGCTGCCTTTGAAAGGATCTACTTAGGATGATGAGCGTGACCAGTGCACAGTTCTAATTTGTGCTGTGCTCAGCAACAGCAGCCTTCAAAAGTAAAATATCAAGAGGCAAGGGAGCTATTCCAGCCTCATTCAGAAGCAGAGATCAAGAAATAGGAATCAGAATTCTACAGATGTTCTTTGAAGACATGGATTTGAGAAAAGGTGTGGATTTATTAAGTATGCACAATAGTCTGATGGCAGTGGTCCTCAACTTGTTCTATACTGTGACTCCatgtaaaagaaaaagaaaagttttggAACTCCCCATCACTACCCTTCCTACACATCTCACCGTAAGGAATGAGGGGGAAATCAAACCCCTGAGCATATTTGCAACCCAGTTGAGATGGCAAGTGGATgagtgggggggggaaaaagaggagaaaagagtCCACAACCCCAGGTTGAGGGCCCATGCTATAGCTAATTAACACCAGAAACAGTACAGCACAGTACTAGTTTATGAAAATTTACAGTCCAAAAAAACTTTAAAGGCTTAAGTCATATCAAACTTGAAAGTGAGTCATATACaagacataagaacggctgtaccaggtcagaccaaaggtccatctagcccagtacctgtctgctgacagtggccaatgccaggtgccccagagggagtgaacctaacaggcaatgatcaagtgatcactctcctgccattcatctccatcctctgacaaacagaggctagggacatcattccttatccatcctagctaatagccatttatggacttaatctctatgaatttatccagttctcttttaaacgctgttatagtcctagccttcacaacctcctcaggtaaggagttccacaagttgactgtgcactgcgtgaagaacaacttccttttatttgttttaagcctgctgcctatttaaattaatttgatgacctctagttcttgtattatgggaataagtaatttttccttatccactttctccacaccactcccgattttatatacctctatatcccccccttagtctcctcttttccaagctgaagagtcctagccactttaatctttcctcatttcGGACCCTCTCCAAACACCTAATtcttttagttgcccttttctgaaccttttctagtaccagtatatcttttttgaggtgaggagaccacatctgtacacagtattcaagatgtgggcataccatggatttatataagggcaataatatattctcagtcttattctctattccctttttaattattcctaacatcctgtttgctttttagaccacctctgcacactgcgtggacatcttcagagaactgtccatgatgactccaagatctttttcctgactcattgtagctaaattagcccccatcatatcatatgtatagttggggttattccccccccatgtgcattactttacaattATCCACTTTACATTTCATTTgttattttgttgcccaatcacttagttttgtgagctctttttgaagttcttcacagtctgcttcgCTCTTAACTATCTTAACAAGACCATTTGATATATGATGCAGAATTGTTGCAAGCAAGCTTCTCCCCTGCAAAACACAAGTTTAAAGGTCTGTCCCTTGTTAAAAAGGAGTTGGCTACAGGAACCAAGATTTCGTTATAGGTTTCATTAACTAAAAAACTTAAAGATGTTGAGGAATTCTGTTAAAAAGCAAGGTGTTGCAGAAGAAACCAGGATCTTGGAACACTTACTGGAGACATGTAATATGGAGTGCCAACAAATGTTTTAGCAAAACTGGTATCATGGTGCAATATTCTAGCCAATCCAAAGTCTCCAAGTTTCACATTGTGCTTGCTATCTAGAAAGATATTTGCTGGTTTTAGGTCACGGTGCAACACAGTGTGGCCACCATCACTCCGTCTGTGACATTCCTTCAAGGCCAGGGTCAACTGAGTCAACATGCGGAGAACAAAGTCTTCCTCTAAGTAGTGTCTATGAAAGAAGAAGTTATTTAACAGTGTAATATAGATCTTGTAAACACAGTAAGTATATAAATCACCCTCCAATTATTTGTTCCCATCTTAGGGTTTTGTACTACCACACATGGGTATAGTATCCAAATATCTACCATGCCAAGTAAATAGCAGTAACAGAGGGCTAGAGCCACAAAGGAATGGGAGTGTTGCAACAGTGCTAACTTTTAGGTACATTCCCATCCAGTGGAATCCACAACTTAGGCACCTAGTCTCCCACTGCACGGAGAGAGAGTTAGATACCCAAGAATAGGATTTACAAAAAAAGCCAGCACAGTAGGCAGGGATAGCATATGCAGTTCCAACAGGTAATGCTGAGGTTGGGTCTCagacacctaaatccctttgaggggTGTGGCTTAACTCTAGCCTAGAGGGAAATTGActtctctgcttggga encodes the following:
- the NEK2 gene encoding serine/threonine-protein kinase Nek2 isoform X2, whose translation is MPSRPEDYEVLLTIGSGSYGKCQKVRRRADGKVLVWKELDYGSMTEAEKQMLVSEVNLLRELRHPNIVRYYDRIIDRTNTTLYIVMEYCEGGDLASLIARCTKERHYLEEDFVLRMLTQLTLALKECHRRSDGGHTVLHRDLKPANIFLDSKHNVKLGDFGLARILHHDTSFAKTFVGTPYYMSPEQMNRMSYNEKSDIWSLGCLLYELCALSPPFTAYNQKELAEKIKEGKFRRIPYRYSDQLNELLKKMLNLKDYCRPSVEEILQNPLIADLVVEEQRNNSERRGRRSTEPERLQHSGTAVNELKLKEQQLQERERAIKEREQQLEQRERELCVRERLAEDKLARAEHLMKNYNLFKEQRILAGAKSPDQASGFCNCFSYTSLQHLSPARVAIVECCTWCLNIFHYPAVCTFILTQCITAIYPCSSTK
- the NEK2 gene encoding serine/threonine-protein kinase Nek2 isoform X1, translating into MPSRPEDYEVLLTIGSGSYGKCQKVRRRADGKVLVWKELDYGSMTEAEKQMLVSEVNLLRELRHPNIVRYYDRIIDRTNTTLYIVMEYCEGGDLASLIARCTKERHYLEEDFVLRMLTQLTLALKECHRRSDGGHTVLHRDLKPANIFLDSKHNVKLGDFGLARILHHDTSFAKTFVGTPYYMSPEQMNRMSYNEKSDIWSLGCLLYELCALSPPFTAYNQKELAEKIKEGKFRRIPYRYSDQLNELLKKMLNLKDYCRPSVEEILQNPLIADLVVEEQRNNSERRGRRSTEPERLQHSGTAVNELKLKEQQLQERERAIKEREQQLEQRERELCVRERLAEDKLARAEHLMKNYNLFKEQRILAGAKSPDEVLLPSSTRKKKVHFGASKENAISNDNLENYPLSKEKSSELKKRLYAANLRAQALCELEKNYQLKSRQILGMR